One genomic segment of Diceros bicornis minor isolate mBicDic1 chromosome 25, mDicBic1.mat.cur, whole genome shotgun sequence includes these proteins:
- the ZC3H7B gene encoding zinc finger CCCH domain-containing protein 7B isoform X1: MERQRRKADIEKGLQFIQSTLPLKQEEYEAFLLKLVQNLFAEGNDLFREKDYKQALVQYMEGLNVADYAASDQVALPQELLCKLHVNRAACYFTMGLYEKALEDSEKALGLDGENIRALFRKARALNELGRHKEAYECSSRCSLALPHDESVTQLGQELAQKLGLRVRKAYKRPQELETFSLLSNGTAAGVADQGTSNGLGSIDDIETECYVDLRGSPAPLPSTPTMPLFPHVLDLLAPLDSSSRALPSTESLDDFSDGDVFGPELDTLLDSLSLVQGGLPGSGVPSELPQLIPVFPGGTPLLPPVVGGSIPVSSPLPPASFGLVMDPSKKLAASVLDALDPPGSALDSLDLLPYSETRLDALDSFGSSTRGSLDKPNSFMEETNSQDHRPSSSTQKPASSAGPGGSSHRPVPKMANLLLSQPEPSMPNTALLIKNPLAATHEFKQACQLCYPKTGPRAGDYTYREGLEHKCKRDILLGRLRSSEDQTWKRIRPRPTKTSFVGSYYLCKDMINKQDCKYGDNCTFAYHQEEIDVWTEERKGTLNRDLLFDPLGGVKRGSLTIAKLLKEHQGIFTFLCEICFDSKPRIISKGTKDSPSVCSNLAAKHSFYNNKCLVHIVRSTSLKYSKIRQFQEHFQFDVCRHEVRYGCLREDSCHFAHSFIELKVWLLQQYSGMTHEDIVQESKKYWQQMEAHAGKASSSLGAPRTHGPSTFDLQMKFVCGQCWRNGQVVEPDKDLKYCSAKARHCWTKERRVLLVMSKAKRKWVSVRPLPSIRNFPQQYDLCIHAQNGRKCQYVGNCSFAHSPEERDMWTFMKENKILDMQQTYDMWLKKHNPGKPGEGTPISSREGEKQIQMPTDYADIMMGYHCWLCGKNSNSKKQWQQHIQSEKHKEKVFTSDSDASGWAYRFPMGEFRLCDRLQKGKACPDGDKCRCAHGQEELSEWLDRREVLKQKLAKARKDMLLCPRDDDFGKYNFLLQEDRNTAGAAPEAPAAATVTGE, encoded by the exons ATGGAGAGGCAGAGACGGAAGGCGGACATCGAGAAGGGGCTGCAGTTCATTCA GTCGACGCTACCCCTAAAGCAAGAAGAATATGAG GCCTTTCTGCTCAAGCTGGTGCAGAACCTGTTCGCTGAAGGCAATGACCTGTTCCGAGAGAAGGACTACAAGCAGGCCCTGGTGCAGTACATGGAGGGGCTGAACGTGGCTGACTACGCTGCCTCTGACCAGGTGGCTCTGCCCCAGGAGCTGCTGTGCAAGCTGCATGTCAACAGGGCTGCCTGCTACTTCACCATG GGCCTGTATGAAAAGGCGCTGGAGGACAGCGAGAAGGCGCTGGGCCTGGACGGCGAGAACATCCGGGCGCTGTTCCGCAAGGCACGCGCCCTCAACGAGCTGGGACGCCACAAGGAGGCCTACGAGTGCAGCAGCCGGTGCTCCCTTGCCCTGCCCCAC GATGAAAGTGTAACTCAGCTTGGTCAGGAGCTGGCTCAGAAGCTTGGGCTGCGAGTTCGGAAGGCATATAAGAGGCCCCAG GAATTGGAAACCTTTTCTCTGCTCAGTAACGGCACTGCAGCTGGTGTGGCAGATCAG GGAACTTCCAATGGATTGGGGTCTATAGATGACATCGAAACAG AGTGCTATGTAGACCTGCGAGGCTCACCGGCCCCCCTCCCCTCTACCCCGACGATGCCCCTGTTCCCTCATGTTCTGGACCTGCTGGCCCCCCTGGACAGCAGCAGCAGGGCCCTCCCCAGCACCGAGAGCCTAGACGACTTCTCCGACGGGGACGTCTTTGGTCCAGAGCTGGACACCCTCCTGGACTCACTG TCTCTGGTCCAGGGTGGCCTGCCCGGCAGCGGCGTGCCCAGCGAGTTGCCCCAGCTGATACCCGTGTTCCCCGGCGGGACCCCGCTGCTGCCACCTGTGGTGGGTGGCTCCATCCCTGTTTCCAGCCCACTGCCCCCTGCCTCCTTTGGTCTTGTCATGGACCCCTCCAagaagctggctgcctctgtgctGGATGCCCTCGACCCCCCAGGCTCCGCACTGGACTCCCTGGACCTGCTGCCGTACTCGGAGACCCGGCTGGATGCCCTTGACAGCTTTGGGTCGTCGACTCGTGGCTCTCTGGACAAGCCCAACTCCTTCATGG AGGAGACCAACTCACAGGACCATCGTCCCTCCAGCAGTACTCAGAAACCAGCCTCCTCG GCTGGCCCAGGTGGCTCCAGCCATCGTCCAGTGCCCAAGATGGCCAACCTCCTCCTGTCACAGCCAGAGCCCTCCATGCCCAACACCGCCTTGCTGATCAAGAACCCCTTGGCTGCCACCCACGAGTTCAAGCAGGCCTGCCAGCTGTGCTACCCCAAAACAG GCCCCAGGGCGGGCGACTACACCTACCGTGAGGGCCTTGAGCACAAATGCAAGCGGGACATTCTGCTTGGCCGGCTCCGCAGCTCCGAGGACCAGACCTGGAAGCGGATCCGGCCCCGGCCCACCAAGACCAGCTTCGTGGGCTCCTACTACCTGTGCAAAG ACATGATTAACAAGCAGGACTGTAAGTACGGGGATAACTGCACCTTCGCCTACCATCAGGAGGAGATCGACGTGTGGACCGAGGAGCGGAAGGGCACCCTCAACCGTGACCTGCTCTTTGACCCGCTGGGGGGCGTCAAGCGTGGCAGCCTCACCATAGCCAAGCTCCTTAAGGAGCACCAGGGCATCTTCACTTTCCTCTGTGAG ATCTGCTTTGACAGTAAACCCCGGATCATCAGCAAAGGCACCAAGGACTCTCCATCTGTCTGCTCCAACTTGGCTGCCAAGCACAGCTTCTACAACAACAA GTGCCTGGTGCACATCGTCCGCTCCACCTCCCTCAAGTACTCCAAGATCCGCCAGTTCCAGGAGCACTTCCAGTTCGACGTGTGTCGCCACGAGGTGCGCTACGGCTGCCTGCGCGAGGACAGCTGCCACTTCGCGCACAGCTTCATCGAGCTCAAGGTCTGGCTGCTGCAGCAATACTCAG GCATGACCCACGAAGACATTGTCCAGGAATCCAAGAAATACTGGCAGCAGATGGAGGCCCATGCAGGGAAGGCCAGCAGCAGCTTG GGTGCCCCGCGGACGCATGGGCCCAGCACCTTTGACCTGCAGATGAAGTTTGTGTGCGGCCAGTGCTGGAGGAACGGGCAGGTGGTAGAGCCTGACAAAGACCTCAAGTACTGCAGTGCCAAGGCACGGCACTG CTGGACCAAGGAGCGGCGGGTCCTTCTGGTGATGTCCAAGGCCAAGAGGAAATGGGTGTCAGTGAGGCCACTGCCGTCCATTCGCAACTTCCCACAGCAATACGAT CTCTGCATCCACGCGCAGAACGGCCGCAAGTGCCAGTACGTGGGGAACTGTTCCTTCGCACACAGCCCAGAGGAGAGGGACATGTGGACGTTCATGAAGGAGAACAAGA TCCTGGACATGCAGCAGACCTATGACATGTGGCTGAAGAAACACAACCCAGGGAAGCCAGGGGAAGGGACCCCCATCAGCTCTCGGGAAGGGGAGAAGCAGATCCAGATGCCCACGGACTACGCCGACATCATG ATGGGCTACCACTGCTGGCTCTGCGGCAAGAACAGCAACAGCAAGAAGCAGTGGCAGCAGCACATCCAGTCTGAGAAGCACAAGGAGAAGGTCTTCACGTCCGACAGCGACGCGAGCGGCTGGGCCTACCGCTTCCCCATGGGCGAGTTCCGGCTCTGCGACAG
- the ZC3H7B gene encoding zinc finger CCCH domain-containing protein 7B isoform X3 — MERQRRKADIEKGLQFIQSTLPLKQEEYEAFLLKLVQNLFAEGNDLFREKDYKQALVQYMEGLNVADYAASDQVALPQELLCKLHVNRAACYFTMGLYEKALEDSEKALGLDGENIRALFRKARALNELGRHKEAYECSSRCSLALPHDESVTQLGQELAQKLGLRVRKAYKRPQELETFSLLSNGTAAGVADQGTSNGLGSIDDIETECYVDLRGSPAPLPSTPTMPLFPHVLDLLAPLDSSSRALPSTESLDDFSDGDVFGPELDTLLDSLSLVQGGLPGSGVPSELPQLIPVFPGGTPLLPPVVGGSIPVSSPLPPASFGLVMDPSKKLAASVLDALDPPGSALDSLDLLPYSETRLDALDSFGSSTRGSLDKPNSFMEETNSQDHRPSSSTQKPASSPEPSMPNTALLIKNPLAATHEFKQACQLCYPKTGPRAGDYTYREGLEHKCKRDILLGRLRSSEDQTWKRIRPRPTKTSFVGSYYLCKDMINKQDCKYGDNCTFAYHQEEIDVWTEERKGTLNRDLLFDPLGGVKRGSLTIAKLLKEHQGIFTFLCEICFDSKPRIISKGTKDSPSVCSNLAAKHSFYNNKCLVHIVRSTSLKYSKIRQFQEHFQFDVCRHEVRYGCLREDSCHFAHSFIELKVWLLQQYSGMTHEDIVQESKKYWQQMEAHAGKASSSLGAPRTHGPSTFDLQMKFVCGQCWRNGQVVEPDKDLKYCSAKARHCWTKERRVLLVMSKAKRKWVSVRPLPSIRNFPQQYDLCIHAQNGRKCQYVGNCSFAHSPEERDMWTFMKENKILDMQQTYDMWLKKHNPGKPGEGTPISSREGEKQIQMPTDYADIMMGYHCWLCGKNSNSKKQWQQHIQSEKHKEKVFTSDSDASGWAYRFPMGEFRLCDRLQKGKACPDGDKCRCAHGQEELSEWLDRREVLKQKLAKARKDMLLCPRDDDFGKYNFLLQEDRNTAGAAPEAPAAATVTGE; from the exons ATGGAGAGGCAGAGACGGAAGGCGGACATCGAGAAGGGGCTGCAGTTCATTCA GTCGACGCTACCCCTAAAGCAAGAAGAATATGAG GCCTTTCTGCTCAAGCTGGTGCAGAACCTGTTCGCTGAAGGCAATGACCTGTTCCGAGAGAAGGACTACAAGCAGGCCCTGGTGCAGTACATGGAGGGGCTGAACGTGGCTGACTACGCTGCCTCTGACCAGGTGGCTCTGCCCCAGGAGCTGCTGTGCAAGCTGCATGTCAACAGGGCTGCCTGCTACTTCACCATG GGCCTGTATGAAAAGGCGCTGGAGGACAGCGAGAAGGCGCTGGGCCTGGACGGCGAGAACATCCGGGCGCTGTTCCGCAAGGCACGCGCCCTCAACGAGCTGGGACGCCACAAGGAGGCCTACGAGTGCAGCAGCCGGTGCTCCCTTGCCCTGCCCCAC GATGAAAGTGTAACTCAGCTTGGTCAGGAGCTGGCTCAGAAGCTTGGGCTGCGAGTTCGGAAGGCATATAAGAGGCCCCAG GAATTGGAAACCTTTTCTCTGCTCAGTAACGGCACTGCAGCTGGTGTGGCAGATCAG GGAACTTCCAATGGATTGGGGTCTATAGATGACATCGAAACAG AGTGCTATGTAGACCTGCGAGGCTCACCGGCCCCCCTCCCCTCTACCCCGACGATGCCCCTGTTCCCTCATGTTCTGGACCTGCTGGCCCCCCTGGACAGCAGCAGCAGGGCCCTCCCCAGCACCGAGAGCCTAGACGACTTCTCCGACGGGGACGTCTTTGGTCCAGAGCTGGACACCCTCCTGGACTCACTG TCTCTGGTCCAGGGTGGCCTGCCCGGCAGCGGCGTGCCCAGCGAGTTGCCCCAGCTGATACCCGTGTTCCCCGGCGGGACCCCGCTGCTGCCACCTGTGGTGGGTGGCTCCATCCCTGTTTCCAGCCCACTGCCCCCTGCCTCCTTTGGTCTTGTCATGGACCCCTCCAagaagctggctgcctctgtgctGGATGCCCTCGACCCCCCAGGCTCCGCACTGGACTCCCTGGACCTGCTGCCGTACTCGGAGACCCGGCTGGATGCCCTTGACAGCTTTGGGTCGTCGACTCGTGGCTCTCTGGACAAGCCCAACTCCTTCATGG AGGAGACCAACTCACAGGACCATCGTCCCTCCAGCAGTACTCAGAAACCAGCCTCCTCG CCAGAGCCCTCCATGCCCAACACCGCCTTGCTGATCAAGAACCCCTTGGCTGCCACCCACGAGTTCAAGCAGGCCTGCCAGCTGTGCTACCCCAAAACAG GCCCCAGGGCGGGCGACTACACCTACCGTGAGGGCCTTGAGCACAAATGCAAGCGGGACATTCTGCTTGGCCGGCTCCGCAGCTCCGAGGACCAGACCTGGAAGCGGATCCGGCCCCGGCCCACCAAGACCAGCTTCGTGGGCTCCTACTACCTGTGCAAAG ACATGATTAACAAGCAGGACTGTAAGTACGGGGATAACTGCACCTTCGCCTACCATCAGGAGGAGATCGACGTGTGGACCGAGGAGCGGAAGGGCACCCTCAACCGTGACCTGCTCTTTGACCCGCTGGGGGGCGTCAAGCGTGGCAGCCTCACCATAGCCAAGCTCCTTAAGGAGCACCAGGGCATCTTCACTTTCCTCTGTGAG ATCTGCTTTGACAGTAAACCCCGGATCATCAGCAAAGGCACCAAGGACTCTCCATCTGTCTGCTCCAACTTGGCTGCCAAGCACAGCTTCTACAACAACAA GTGCCTGGTGCACATCGTCCGCTCCACCTCCCTCAAGTACTCCAAGATCCGCCAGTTCCAGGAGCACTTCCAGTTCGACGTGTGTCGCCACGAGGTGCGCTACGGCTGCCTGCGCGAGGACAGCTGCCACTTCGCGCACAGCTTCATCGAGCTCAAGGTCTGGCTGCTGCAGCAATACTCAG GCATGACCCACGAAGACATTGTCCAGGAATCCAAGAAATACTGGCAGCAGATGGAGGCCCATGCAGGGAAGGCCAGCAGCAGCTTG GGTGCCCCGCGGACGCATGGGCCCAGCACCTTTGACCTGCAGATGAAGTTTGTGTGCGGCCAGTGCTGGAGGAACGGGCAGGTGGTAGAGCCTGACAAAGACCTCAAGTACTGCAGTGCCAAGGCACGGCACTG CTGGACCAAGGAGCGGCGGGTCCTTCTGGTGATGTCCAAGGCCAAGAGGAAATGGGTGTCAGTGAGGCCACTGCCGTCCATTCGCAACTTCCCACAGCAATACGAT CTCTGCATCCACGCGCAGAACGGCCGCAAGTGCCAGTACGTGGGGAACTGTTCCTTCGCACACAGCCCAGAGGAGAGGGACATGTGGACGTTCATGAAGGAGAACAAGA TCCTGGACATGCAGCAGACCTATGACATGTGGCTGAAGAAACACAACCCAGGGAAGCCAGGGGAAGGGACCCCCATCAGCTCTCGGGAAGGGGAGAAGCAGATCCAGATGCCCACGGACTACGCCGACATCATG ATGGGCTACCACTGCTGGCTCTGCGGCAAGAACAGCAACAGCAAGAAGCAGTGGCAGCAGCACATCCAGTCTGAGAAGCACAAGGAGAAGGTCTTCACGTCCGACAGCGACGCGAGCGGCTGGGCCTACCGCTTCCCCATGGGCGAGTTCCGGCTCTGCGACAG
- the ZC3H7B gene encoding zinc finger CCCH domain-containing protein 7B isoform X2, producing MERQRRKADIEKGLQFIQSTLPLKQEEYEAFLLKLVQNLFAEGNDLFREKDYKQALVQYMEGLNVADYAASDQVALPQELLCKLHVNRAACYFTMGLYEKALEDSEKALGLDGENIRALFRKARALNELGRHKEAYECSSRCSLALPHDESVTQLGQELAQKLGLRVRKAYKRPQELETFSLLSNGTAAGVADQGTSNGLGSIDDIETECYVDLRGSPAPLPSTPTMPLFPHVLDLLAPLDSSSRALPSTESLDDFSDGDVFGPELDTLLDSLSLVQGGLPGSGVPSELPQLIPVFPGGTPLLPPVVGGSIPVSSPLPPASFGLVMDPSKKLAASVLDALDPPGSALDSLDLLPYSETRLDALDSFGSSTRGSLDKPNSFMEETNSQDHRPSSSTQKPASSAGPGGSSHRPVPKMANLLLSQPEPSMPNTALLIKNPLAATHEFKQACQLCYPKTGPRAGDYTYREGLEHKCKRDILLGRLRSSEDQTWKRIRPRPTKTSFVGSYYLCKDMINKQDCKYGDNCTFAYHQEEIDVWTEERKGTLNRDLLFDPLGGVKRGSLTIAKLLKEHQGIFTFLCEICFDSKPRIISKGTKDSPSVCSNLAAKHSFYNNKCLVHIVRSTSLKYSKIRQFQEHFQFDVCRHEVRYGCLREDSCHFAHSFIELKVWLLQQYSGMTHEDIVQESKKYWQQMEAHAGKASSSLGAPRTHGPSTFDLQMKFVCGQCWRNGQVVEPDKDLKYCSAKARHCWTKERRVLLVMSKAKRKWVSVRPLPSIRNFPQQYDNGRKCQYVGNCSFAHSPEERDMWTFMKENKILDMQQTYDMWLKKHNPGKPGEGTPISSREGEKQIQMPTDYADIMMGYHCWLCGKNSNSKKQWQQHIQSEKHKEKVFTSDSDASGWAYRFPMGEFRLCDRLQKGKACPDGDKCRCAHGQEELSEWLDRREVLKQKLAKARKDMLLCPRDDDFGKYNFLLQEDRNTAGAAPEAPAAATVTGE from the exons ATGGAGAGGCAGAGACGGAAGGCGGACATCGAGAAGGGGCTGCAGTTCATTCA GTCGACGCTACCCCTAAAGCAAGAAGAATATGAG GCCTTTCTGCTCAAGCTGGTGCAGAACCTGTTCGCTGAAGGCAATGACCTGTTCCGAGAGAAGGACTACAAGCAGGCCCTGGTGCAGTACATGGAGGGGCTGAACGTGGCTGACTACGCTGCCTCTGACCAGGTGGCTCTGCCCCAGGAGCTGCTGTGCAAGCTGCATGTCAACAGGGCTGCCTGCTACTTCACCATG GGCCTGTATGAAAAGGCGCTGGAGGACAGCGAGAAGGCGCTGGGCCTGGACGGCGAGAACATCCGGGCGCTGTTCCGCAAGGCACGCGCCCTCAACGAGCTGGGACGCCACAAGGAGGCCTACGAGTGCAGCAGCCGGTGCTCCCTTGCCCTGCCCCAC GATGAAAGTGTAACTCAGCTTGGTCAGGAGCTGGCTCAGAAGCTTGGGCTGCGAGTTCGGAAGGCATATAAGAGGCCCCAG GAATTGGAAACCTTTTCTCTGCTCAGTAACGGCACTGCAGCTGGTGTGGCAGATCAG GGAACTTCCAATGGATTGGGGTCTATAGATGACATCGAAACAG AGTGCTATGTAGACCTGCGAGGCTCACCGGCCCCCCTCCCCTCTACCCCGACGATGCCCCTGTTCCCTCATGTTCTGGACCTGCTGGCCCCCCTGGACAGCAGCAGCAGGGCCCTCCCCAGCACCGAGAGCCTAGACGACTTCTCCGACGGGGACGTCTTTGGTCCAGAGCTGGACACCCTCCTGGACTCACTG TCTCTGGTCCAGGGTGGCCTGCCCGGCAGCGGCGTGCCCAGCGAGTTGCCCCAGCTGATACCCGTGTTCCCCGGCGGGACCCCGCTGCTGCCACCTGTGGTGGGTGGCTCCATCCCTGTTTCCAGCCCACTGCCCCCTGCCTCCTTTGGTCTTGTCATGGACCCCTCCAagaagctggctgcctctgtgctGGATGCCCTCGACCCCCCAGGCTCCGCACTGGACTCCCTGGACCTGCTGCCGTACTCGGAGACCCGGCTGGATGCCCTTGACAGCTTTGGGTCGTCGACTCGTGGCTCTCTGGACAAGCCCAACTCCTTCATGG AGGAGACCAACTCACAGGACCATCGTCCCTCCAGCAGTACTCAGAAACCAGCCTCCTCG GCTGGCCCAGGTGGCTCCAGCCATCGTCCAGTGCCCAAGATGGCCAACCTCCTCCTGTCACAGCCAGAGCCCTCCATGCCCAACACCGCCTTGCTGATCAAGAACCCCTTGGCTGCCACCCACGAGTTCAAGCAGGCCTGCCAGCTGTGCTACCCCAAAACAG GCCCCAGGGCGGGCGACTACACCTACCGTGAGGGCCTTGAGCACAAATGCAAGCGGGACATTCTGCTTGGCCGGCTCCGCAGCTCCGAGGACCAGACCTGGAAGCGGATCCGGCCCCGGCCCACCAAGACCAGCTTCGTGGGCTCCTACTACCTGTGCAAAG ACATGATTAACAAGCAGGACTGTAAGTACGGGGATAACTGCACCTTCGCCTACCATCAGGAGGAGATCGACGTGTGGACCGAGGAGCGGAAGGGCACCCTCAACCGTGACCTGCTCTTTGACCCGCTGGGGGGCGTCAAGCGTGGCAGCCTCACCATAGCCAAGCTCCTTAAGGAGCACCAGGGCATCTTCACTTTCCTCTGTGAG ATCTGCTTTGACAGTAAACCCCGGATCATCAGCAAAGGCACCAAGGACTCTCCATCTGTCTGCTCCAACTTGGCTGCCAAGCACAGCTTCTACAACAACAA GTGCCTGGTGCACATCGTCCGCTCCACCTCCCTCAAGTACTCCAAGATCCGCCAGTTCCAGGAGCACTTCCAGTTCGACGTGTGTCGCCACGAGGTGCGCTACGGCTGCCTGCGCGAGGACAGCTGCCACTTCGCGCACAGCTTCATCGAGCTCAAGGTCTGGCTGCTGCAGCAATACTCAG GCATGACCCACGAAGACATTGTCCAGGAATCCAAGAAATACTGGCAGCAGATGGAGGCCCATGCAGGGAAGGCCAGCAGCAGCTTG GGTGCCCCGCGGACGCATGGGCCCAGCACCTTTGACCTGCAGATGAAGTTTGTGTGCGGCCAGTGCTGGAGGAACGGGCAGGTGGTAGAGCCTGACAAAGACCTCAAGTACTGCAGTGCCAAGGCACGGCACTG CTGGACCAAGGAGCGGCGGGTCCTTCTGGTGATGTCCAAGGCCAAGAGGAAATGGGTGTCAGTGAGGCCACTGCCGTCCATTCGCAACTTCCCACAGCAATACGAT AACGGCCGCAAGTGCCAGTACGTGGGGAACTGTTCCTTCGCACACAGCCCAGAGGAGAGGGACATGTGGACGTTCATGAAGGAGAACAAGA TCCTGGACATGCAGCAGACCTATGACATGTGGCTGAAGAAACACAACCCAGGGAAGCCAGGGGAAGGGACCCCCATCAGCTCTCGGGAAGGGGAGAAGCAGATCCAGATGCCCACGGACTACGCCGACATCATG ATGGGCTACCACTGCTGGCTCTGCGGCAAGAACAGCAACAGCAAGAAGCAGTGGCAGCAGCACATCCAGTCTGAGAAGCACAAGGAGAAGGTCTTCACGTCCGACAGCGACGCGAGCGGCTGGGCCTACCGCTTCCCCATGGGCGAGTTCCGGCTCTGCGACAG